A window from Plodia interpunctella isolate USDA-ARS_2022_Savannah chromosome 2, ilPloInte3.2, whole genome shotgun sequence encodes these proteins:
- the pnut gene encoding septin-7 isoform X4 — translation MFNYLTKTFSLRKKKIKTEKVINILYATNDSSPDLQSKRELFFKSESVSSGTGPPSGAPPAPPLAPSALKDALAKRSATLPDPHENHHEANGTAPSTKLSNSVSVDSKPPNTAPPPTPAPPVPTSAPPTAPAPLRSTENIMKKPDHPPVAPKPDLPKLEKPKTKELDGYVGFANLPNQVYRKAVKKGFEFTLMVVGETGLGKSTLINSLFLTDVYDKEKHPGPSLRVKKTVGVETSVVLLKENGVNLTLTIVDTPGFGDAVDNSNCWQPIIDFVESKYEEFLNAESRVTRKAAPPDTRVHCCLYFIAPSGHGLKPLDVEFMQRLGDKVNIIPVIAKADTMTPEECKEFKEQIMKEIAQHKIKIYDFPESTGEEGEAVEATRAIRNRVPFAVVGANTVIELDGKRVRGRKYPWGVAEVENLEHCDFLALRNMVIRTHLQDLKDVTSSVHYENYRCRKLAGLSHDGKPHRINSNKNPLAQMEEEKREHDLKMKKMESEMEQVFEMKVREKRAKLKESEAELARRHEATRRALETQARELEERQRALQAERAAWERDTGLSLDELRRRSLEASSKEMVDGKDKKDKKKKDWSFKNVATGVAI, via the exons atgtttaattacttGACAAAGACGTTTAGTTTACGGAAGAAGAAAATCAAGACTGAAAAAGTAATCAATATACTTTATGCTACGAATGATTCGTCACCTGAT TTACAAAGCAAACGTGAGCTCTTCTTCAAGTCGGAGTCTGTCAGTAGTGGTACTGGACCACCGTCGGGGGCGCCGCCTGCCCCACCGCTCGCACCGTCCGCTCTCAAGGATGCGCTGGCGAAGCGATCGGCGACCCTCCCGGACCCGCACGAAAACCACCATGAGGCCAACGGCACGGCACCTTCGACTAAGCTGAGCAACAGCGTGTCGGTGGACTCCAAGCCGCCCAACACGGCCCCTCCCCCGACGCCTGCGCCTCCCGTGCCCACTTCAGCGCCACCCACCGCACCAGCTCCTCTTAGGagtacagaaaatattatgaag AAACCAGATCACCCACCAGTTGCGCCAAAACCAGATTTACCTAAGTTAGAAAAGCCAAAAACCAAAGAATTAGATGGATACGTTGGATTTGCAAATCTACCAAACCAGGTGTACAGGAAGGCAGTCAAAAAAGGATTCGAATTCACGTTAATGGTAGTAG gTGAAACAGGACTAGGAAAGTCAACGTTAATAAACTCCTTGTTTCTAACGGATGTGTATGACAAAGAAAAGCATCCTGGTCCCTCGCTACGAGTGAAGAAGACAGTGGGAGTTGAGACAAGCGTAGTGTTGTTGAAGGAGAACGGAGTCAACCTGACGCTCACCATCGTCGATACACCCGGCTTCGGAGATGCTGTCGACAACAGTAATTG CTGGCAGCCAATAATTGACTTCGTCGAATCAAAATACGAGGAGTTCCTAAACGCAGAATCACGAGTGACGCGCAAAGCGGCACCTCCTGATACCAGGGTGCACTGCTGTCTGTACTTCATAGCGCCCAGTGGACATGGCCTCAAGCCTTTGGATGTGGAGTTCATGCAGCGGTTGGGAGACAAGGTTAACATCATACCCGTTATCGCCAAGGCTGATACTATGACACCCGAAGAGTGCAAAGAGTTCAAGGAacag ATAATGAAAGAGATCGCGCAGCACAAGATCAAAATCTACGATTTTCCGGAGAGCACGGGCGAAGAAGGCGAGGCGGTGGAGGCGACGCGTGCGATCCGCAACCGAGTGCCGTTTGCGGTCGTCGGCGCCAACACCGTCATCGAGCTGGACGGCAAGCGGGTCCGCGGCCGCAAGTACCCCTGGGGCGTCGCTGAAG TGGAGAACCTGGAGCACTGCGATTTCCTGGCGCTGCGCAACATGGTGATCCGCACGCACCTGCAGGACCTGAAGGACGTCACCAGCTCCGTGCACTACGAGAACTACCGCTGCCGCAAGCTGGCCGGCCTCTCGCACGACGGCAAGCCGCACCGCATCAATTCCAACAA GAATCCTTTGGCTCAAATGGAAGAAGAAAAGAGAGAACATGATCTCAAAATGAAAAAGATGGAGAGTGAGATGGAGCag GTGTTCGAAATGAAAGTCCGCGAGAAGCGCGCGAAGCTGAAGGAATCCGAAGCGGAGCTGGCGCGGCGACATGAAGCTACCCGGCGCGCGCTGGAGACGCAAGCGCGCGAGCTCGAGGAGCGCCAGCGCGCGCTGCAGGCGGAGCGTGCCGCCTGGGAGCGCGACACCGGGCTCTCGCTCGACGAGCTGCGGCGTCGCTCGCTGGAGGCCAGCAGCAAGGA AATGGTGGACGGCAAGGACAAAAAggataagaaaaagaaag atTGGTCTTTTAAGAATGTTGCAACTGGAGTAGCAATATAA
- the pnut gene encoding septin-7 isoform X6: MCRAWSTSKFSALQSKRELFFKSESVSSGTGPPSGAPPAPPLAPSALKDALAKRSATLPDPHENHHEANGTAPSTKLSNSVSVDSKPPNTAPPPTPAPPVPTSAPPTAPAPLRSTENIMKKPDHPPVAPKPDLPKLEKPKTKELDGYVGFANLPNQVYRKAVKKGFEFTLMVVGETGLGKSTLINSLFLTDVYDKEKHPGPSLRVKKTVGVETSVVLLKENGVNLTLTIVDTPGFGDAVDNSNCWQPIIDFVESKYEEFLNAESRVTRKAAPPDTRVHCCLYFIAPSGHGLKPLDVEFMQRLGDKVNIIPVIAKADTMTPEECKEFKEQIMKEIAQHKIKIYDFPESTGEEGEAVEATRAIRNRVPFAVVGANTVIELDGKRVRGRKYPWGVAEVENLEHCDFLALRNMVIRTHLQDLKDVTSSVHYENYRCRKLAGLSHDGKPHRINSNKNPLAQMEEEKREHDLKMKKMESEMEQVFEMKVREKRAKLKESEAELARRHEATRRALETQARELEERQRALQAERAAWERDTGLSLDELRRRSLEASSKEMVDGKDKKDKKKKDWSFKNVATGVAI; this comes from the exons TTACAAAGCAAACGTGAGCTCTTCTTCAAGTCGGAGTCTGTCAGTAGTGGTACTGGACCACCGTCGGGGGCGCCGCCTGCCCCACCGCTCGCACCGTCCGCTCTCAAGGATGCGCTGGCGAAGCGATCGGCGACCCTCCCGGACCCGCACGAAAACCACCATGAGGCCAACGGCACGGCACCTTCGACTAAGCTGAGCAACAGCGTGTCGGTGGACTCCAAGCCGCCCAACACGGCCCCTCCCCCGACGCCTGCGCCTCCCGTGCCCACTTCAGCGCCACCCACCGCACCAGCTCCTCTTAGGagtacagaaaatattatgaag AAACCAGATCACCCACCAGTTGCGCCAAAACCAGATTTACCTAAGTTAGAAAAGCCAAAAACCAAAGAATTAGATGGATACGTTGGATTTGCAAATCTACCAAACCAGGTGTACAGGAAGGCAGTCAAAAAAGGATTCGAATTCACGTTAATGGTAGTAG gTGAAACAGGACTAGGAAAGTCAACGTTAATAAACTCCTTGTTTCTAACGGATGTGTATGACAAAGAAAAGCATCCTGGTCCCTCGCTACGAGTGAAGAAGACAGTGGGAGTTGAGACAAGCGTAGTGTTGTTGAAGGAGAACGGAGTCAACCTGACGCTCACCATCGTCGATACACCCGGCTTCGGAGATGCTGTCGACAACAGTAATTG CTGGCAGCCAATAATTGACTTCGTCGAATCAAAATACGAGGAGTTCCTAAACGCAGAATCACGAGTGACGCGCAAAGCGGCACCTCCTGATACCAGGGTGCACTGCTGTCTGTACTTCATAGCGCCCAGTGGACATGGCCTCAAGCCTTTGGATGTGGAGTTCATGCAGCGGTTGGGAGACAAGGTTAACATCATACCCGTTATCGCCAAGGCTGATACTATGACACCCGAAGAGTGCAAAGAGTTCAAGGAacag ATAATGAAAGAGATCGCGCAGCACAAGATCAAAATCTACGATTTTCCGGAGAGCACGGGCGAAGAAGGCGAGGCGGTGGAGGCGACGCGTGCGATCCGCAACCGAGTGCCGTTTGCGGTCGTCGGCGCCAACACCGTCATCGAGCTGGACGGCAAGCGGGTCCGCGGCCGCAAGTACCCCTGGGGCGTCGCTGAAG TGGAGAACCTGGAGCACTGCGATTTCCTGGCGCTGCGCAACATGGTGATCCGCACGCACCTGCAGGACCTGAAGGACGTCACCAGCTCCGTGCACTACGAGAACTACCGCTGCCGCAAGCTGGCCGGCCTCTCGCACGACGGCAAGCCGCACCGCATCAATTCCAACAA GAATCCTTTGGCTCAAATGGAAGAAGAAAAGAGAGAACATGATCTCAAAATGAAAAAGATGGAGAGTGAGATGGAGCag GTGTTCGAAATGAAAGTCCGCGAGAAGCGCGCGAAGCTGAAGGAATCCGAAGCGGAGCTGGCGCGGCGACATGAAGCTACCCGGCGCGCGCTGGAGACGCAAGCGCGCGAGCTCGAGGAGCGCCAGCGCGCGCTGCAGGCGGAGCGTGCCGCCTGGGAGCGCGACACCGGGCTCTCGCTCGACGAGCTGCGGCGTCGCTCGCTGGAGGCCAGCAGCAAGGA AATGGTGGACGGCAAGGACAAAAAggataagaaaaagaaag atTGGTCTTTTAAGAATGTTGCAACTGGAGTAGCAATATAA
- the pnut gene encoding septin-7 isoform X3, whose protein sequence is MPKCSYCLMRRISLLHLLSECNCQLNEKTLNSLAWLAFKQEMLQSKRELFFKSESVSSGTGPPSGAPPAPPLAPSALKDALAKRSATLPDPHENHHEANGTAPSTKLSNSVSVDSKPPNTAPPPTPAPPVPTSAPPTAPAPLRSTENIMKKPDHPPVAPKPDLPKLEKPKTKELDGYVGFANLPNQVYRKAVKKGFEFTLMVVGETGLGKSTLINSLFLTDVYDKEKHPGPSLRVKKTVGVETSVVLLKENGVNLTLTIVDTPGFGDAVDNSNCWQPIIDFVESKYEEFLNAESRVTRKAAPPDTRVHCCLYFIAPSGHGLKPLDVEFMQRLGDKVNIIPVIAKADTMTPEECKEFKEQIMKEIAQHKIKIYDFPESTGEEGEAVEATRAIRNRVPFAVVGANTVIELDGKRVRGRKYPWGVAEVENLEHCDFLALRNMVIRTHLQDLKDVTSSVHYENYRCRKLAGLSHDGKPHRINSNKNPLAQMEEEKREHDLKMKKMESEMEQVFEMKVREKRAKLKESEAELARRHEATRRALETQARELEERQRALQAERAAWERDTGLSLDELRRRSLEASSKEMVDGKDKKDKKKKDWSFKNVATGVAI, encoded by the exons ATGCCGAAATGTAGTTATTGTCTGATGCGACGAATTTCTTTGTTGCATCTACTTAGTGAATGCAATTGCCAGCTCAATGAAAAGACCCTGAACTCCCTGGCTTGGCTTGCGTTCAAACAAGAAATG TTACAAAGCAAACGTGAGCTCTTCTTCAAGTCGGAGTCTGTCAGTAGTGGTACTGGACCACCGTCGGGGGCGCCGCCTGCCCCACCGCTCGCACCGTCCGCTCTCAAGGATGCGCTGGCGAAGCGATCGGCGACCCTCCCGGACCCGCACGAAAACCACCATGAGGCCAACGGCACGGCACCTTCGACTAAGCTGAGCAACAGCGTGTCGGTGGACTCCAAGCCGCCCAACACGGCCCCTCCCCCGACGCCTGCGCCTCCCGTGCCCACTTCAGCGCCACCCACCGCACCAGCTCCTCTTAGGagtacagaaaatattatgaag AAACCAGATCACCCACCAGTTGCGCCAAAACCAGATTTACCTAAGTTAGAAAAGCCAAAAACCAAAGAATTAGATGGATACGTTGGATTTGCAAATCTACCAAACCAGGTGTACAGGAAGGCAGTCAAAAAAGGATTCGAATTCACGTTAATGGTAGTAG gTGAAACAGGACTAGGAAAGTCAACGTTAATAAACTCCTTGTTTCTAACGGATGTGTATGACAAAGAAAAGCATCCTGGTCCCTCGCTACGAGTGAAGAAGACAGTGGGAGTTGAGACAAGCGTAGTGTTGTTGAAGGAGAACGGAGTCAACCTGACGCTCACCATCGTCGATACACCCGGCTTCGGAGATGCTGTCGACAACAGTAATTG CTGGCAGCCAATAATTGACTTCGTCGAATCAAAATACGAGGAGTTCCTAAACGCAGAATCACGAGTGACGCGCAAAGCGGCACCTCCTGATACCAGGGTGCACTGCTGTCTGTACTTCATAGCGCCCAGTGGACATGGCCTCAAGCCTTTGGATGTGGAGTTCATGCAGCGGTTGGGAGACAAGGTTAACATCATACCCGTTATCGCCAAGGCTGATACTATGACACCCGAAGAGTGCAAAGAGTTCAAGGAacag ATAATGAAAGAGATCGCGCAGCACAAGATCAAAATCTACGATTTTCCGGAGAGCACGGGCGAAGAAGGCGAGGCGGTGGAGGCGACGCGTGCGATCCGCAACCGAGTGCCGTTTGCGGTCGTCGGCGCCAACACCGTCATCGAGCTGGACGGCAAGCGGGTCCGCGGCCGCAAGTACCCCTGGGGCGTCGCTGAAG TGGAGAACCTGGAGCACTGCGATTTCCTGGCGCTGCGCAACATGGTGATCCGCACGCACCTGCAGGACCTGAAGGACGTCACCAGCTCCGTGCACTACGAGAACTACCGCTGCCGCAAGCTGGCCGGCCTCTCGCACGACGGCAAGCCGCACCGCATCAATTCCAACAA GAATCCTTTGGCTCAAATGGAAGAAGAAAAGAGAGAACATGATCTCAAAATGAAAAAGATGGAGAGTGAGATGGAGCag GTGTTCGAAATGAAAGTCCGCGAGAAGCGCGCGAAGCTGAAGGAATCCGAAGCGGAGCTGGCGCGGCGACATGAAGCTACCCGGCGCGCGCTGGAGACGCAAGCGCGCGAGCTCGAGGAGCGCCAGCGCGCGCTGCAGGCGGAGCGTGCCGCCTGGGAGCGCGACACCGGGCTCTCGCTCGACGAGCTGCGGCGTCGCTCGCTGGAGGCCAGCAGCAAGGA AATGGTGGACGGCAAGGACAAAAAggataagaaaaagaaag atTGGTCTTTTAAGAATGTTGCAACTGGAGTAGCAATATAA
- the pnut gene encoding septin-7 isoform X5: MASISESPLSRARNRPVLSRYRENVGNANQLQSKRELFFKSESVSSGTGPPSGAPPAPPLAPSALKDALAKRSATLPDPHENHHEANGTAPSTKLSNSVSVDSKPPNTAPPPTPAPPVPTSAPPTAPAPLRSTENIMKKPDHPPVAPKPDLPKLEKPKTKELDGYVGFANLPNQVYRKAVKKGFEFTLMVVGETGLGKSTLINSLFLTDVYDKEKHPGPSLRVKKTVGVETSVVLLKENGVNLTLTIVDTPGFGDAVDNSNCWQPIIDFVESKYEEFLNAESRVTRKAAPPDTRVHCCLYFIAPSGHGLKPLDVEFMQRLGDKVNIIPVIAKADTMTPEECKEFKEQIMKEIAQHKIKIYDFPESTGEEGEAVEATRAIRNRVPFAVVGANTVIELDGKRVRGRKYPWGVAEVENLEHCDFLALRNMVIRTHLQDLKDVTSSVHYENYRCRKLAGLSHDGKPHRINSNKNPLAQMEEEKREHDLKMKKMESEMEQVFEMKVREKRAKLKESEAELARRHEATRRALETQARELEERQRALQAERAAWERDTGLSLDELRRRSLEASSKEMVDGKDKKDKKKKDWSFKNVATGVAI, encoded by the exons TTACAAAGCAAACGTGAGCTCTTCTTCAAGTCGGAGTCTGTCAGTAGTGGTACTGGACCACCGTCGGGGGCGCCGCCTGCCCCACCGCTCGCACCGTCCGCTCTCAAGGATGCGCTGGCGAAGCGATCGGCGACCCTCCCGGACCCGCACGAAAACCACCATGAGGCCAACGGCACGGCACCTTCGACTAAGCTGAGCAACAGCGTGTCGGTGGACTCCAAGCCGCCCAACACGGCCCCTCCCCCGACGCCTGCGCCTCCCGTGCCCACTTCAGCGCCACCCACCGCACCAGCTCCTCTTAGGagtacagaaaatattatgaag AAACCAGATCACCCACCAGTTGCGCCAAAACCAGATTTACCTAAGTTAGAAAAGCCAAAAACCAAAGAATTAGATGGATACGTTGGATTTGCAAATCTACCAAACCAGGTGTACAGGAAGGCAGTCAAAAAAGGATTCGAATTCACGTTAATGGTAGTAG gTGAAACAGGACTAGGAAAGTCAACGTTAATAAACTCCTTGTTTCTAACGGATGTGTATGACAAAGAAAAGCATCCTGGTCCCTCGCTACGAGTGAAGAAGACAGTGGGAGTTGAGACAAGCGTAGTGTTGTTGAAGGAGAACGGAGTCAACCTGACGCTCACCATCGTCGATACACCCGGCTTCGGAGATGCTGTCGACAACAGTAATTG CTGGCAGCCAATAATTGACTTCGTCGAATCAAAATACGAGGAGTTCCTAAACGCAGAATCACGAGTGACGCGCAAAGCGGCACCTCCTGATACCAGGGTGCACTGCTGTCTGTACTTCATAGCGCCCAGTGGACATGGCCTCAAGCCTTTGGATGTGGAGTTCATGCAGCGGTTGGGAGACAAGGTTAACATCATACCCGTTATCGCCAAGGCTGATACTATGACACCCGAAGAGTGCAAAGAGTTCAAGGAacag ATAATGAAAGAGATCGCGCAGCACAAGATCAAAATCTACGATTTTCCGGAGAGCACGGGCGAAGAAGGCGAGGCGGTGGAGGCGACGCGTGCGATCCGCAACCGAGTGCCGTTTGCGGTCGTCGGCGCCAACACCGTCATCGAGCTGGACGGCAAGCGGGTCCGCGGCCGCAAGTACCCCTGGGGCGTCGCTGAAG TGGAGAACCTGGAGCACTGCGATTTCCTGGCGCTGCGCAACATGGTGATCCGCACGCACCTGCAGGACCTGAAGGACGTCACCAGCTCCGTGCACTACGAGAACTACCGCTGCCGCAAGCTGGCCGGCCTCTCGCACGACGGCAAGCCGCACCGCATCAATTCCAACAA GAATCCTTTGGCTCAAATGGAAGAAGAAAAGAGAGAACATGATCTCAAAATGAAAAAGATGGAGAGTGAGATGGAGCag GTGTTCGAAATGAAAGTCCGCGAGAAGCGCGCGAAGCTGAAGGAATCCGAAGCGGAGCTGGCGCGGCGACATGAAGCTACCCGGCGCGCGCTGGAGACGCAAGCGCGCGAGCTCGAGGAGCGCCAGCGCGCGCTGCAGGCGGAGCGTGCCGCCTGGGAGCGCGACACCGGGCTCTCGCTCGACGAGCTGCGGCGTCGCTCGCTGGAGGCCAGCAGCAAGGA AATGGTGGACGGCAAGGACAAAAAggataagaaaaagaaag atTGGTCTTTTAAGAATGTTGCAACTGGAGTAGCAATATAA
- the pnut gene encoding septin-7 isoform X2 gives MANRGLTNGAVHQTKLARCTSNVGDNVGDKNKVGWTSPRDIWRNLSLRRKAELQSKRELFFKSESVSSGTGPPSGAPPAPPLAPSALKDALAKRSATLPDPHENHHEANGTAPSTKLSNSVSVDSKPPNTAPPPTPAPPVPTSAPPTAPAPLRSTENIMKKPDHPPVAPKPDLPKLEKPKTKELDGYVGFANLPNQVYRKAVKKGFEFTLMVVGETGLGKSTLINSLFLTDVYDKEKHPGPSLRVKKTVGVETSVVLLKENGVNLTLTIVDTPGFGDAVDNSNCWQPIIDFVESKYEEFLNAESRVTRKAAPPDTRVHCCLYFIAPSGHGLKPLDVEFMQRLGDKVNIIPVIAKADTMTPEECKEFKEQIMKEIAQHKIKIYDFPESTGEEGEAVEATRAIRNRVPFAVVGANTVIELDGKRVRGRKYPWGVAEVENLEHCDFLALRNMVIRTHLQDLKDVTSSVHYENYRCRKLAGLSHDGKPHRINSNKNPLAQMEEEKREHDLKMKKMESEMEQVFEMKVREKRAKLKESEAELARRHEATRRALETQARELEERQRALQAERAAWERDTGLSLDELRRRSLEASSKEMVDGKDKKDKKKKDWSFKNVATGVAI, from the exons TTACAAAGCAAACGTGAGCTCTTCTTCAAGTCGGAGTCTGTCAGTAGTGGTACTGGACCACCGTCGGGGGCGCCGCCTGCCCCACCGCTCGCACCGTCCGCTCTCAAGGATGCGCTGGCGAAGCGATCGGCGACCCTCCCGGACCCGCACGAAAACCACCATGAGGCCAACGGCACGGCACCTTCGACTAAGCTGAGCAACAGCGTGTCGGTGGACTCCAAGCCGCCCAACACGGCCCCTCCCCCGACGCCTGCGCCTCCCGTGCCCACTTCAGCGCCACCCACCGCACCAGCTCCTCTTAGGagtacagaaaatattatgaag AAACCAGATCACCCACCAGTTGCGCCAAAACCAGATTTACCTAAGTTAGAAAAGCCAAAAACCAAAGAATTAGATGGATACGTTGGATTTGCAAATCTACCAAACCAGGTGTACAGGAAGGCAGTCAAAAAAGGATTCGAATTCACGTTAATGGTAGTAG gTGAAACAGGACTAGGAAAGTCAACGTTAATAAACTCCTTGTTTCTAACGGATGTGTATGACAAAGAAAAGCATCCTGGTCCCTCGCTACGAGTGAAGAAGACAGTGGGAGTTGAGACAAGCGTAGTGTTGTTGAAGGAGAACGGAGTCAACCTGACGCTCACCATCGTCGATACACCCGGCTTCGGAGATGCTGTCGACAACAGTAATTG CTGGCAGCCAATAATTGACTTCGTCGAATCAAAATACGAGGAGTTCCTAAACGCAGAATCACGAGTGACGCGCAAAGCGGCACCTCCTGATACCAGGGTGCACTGCTGTCTGTACTTCATAGCGCCCAGTGGACATGGCCTCAAGCCTTTGGATGTGGAGTTCATGCAGCGGTTGGGAGACAAGGTTAACATCATACCCGTTATCGCCAAGGCTGATACTATGACACCCGAAGAGTGCAAAGAGTTCAAGGAacag ATAATGAAAGAGATCGCGCAGCACAAGATCAAAATCTACGATTTTCCGGAGAGCACGGGCGAAGAAGGCGAGGCGGTGGAGGCGACGCGTGCGATCCGCAACCGAGTGCCGTTTGCGGTCGTCGGCGCCAACACCGTCATCGAGCTGGACGGCAAGCGGGTCCGCGGCCGCAAGTACCCCTGGGGCGTCGCTGAAG TGGAGAACCTGGAGCACTGCGATTTCCTGGCGCTGCGCAACATGGTGATCCGCACGCACCTGCAGGACCTGAAGGACGTCACCAGCTCCGTGCACTACGAGAACTACCGCTGCCGCAAGCTGGCCGGCCTCTCGCACGACGGCAAGCCGCACCGCATCAATTCCAACAA GAATCCTTTGGCTCAAATGGAAGAAGAAAAGAGAGAACATGATCTCAAAATGAAAAAGATGGAGAGTGAGATGGAGCag GTGTTCGAAATGAAAGTCCGCGAGAAGCGCGCGAAGCTGAAGGAATCCGAAGCGGAGCTGGCGCGGCGACATGAAGCTACCCGGCGCGCGCTGGAGACGCAAGCGCGCGAGCTCGAGGAGCGCCAGCGCGCGCTGCAGGCGGAGCGTGCCGCCTGGGAGCGCGACACCGGGCTCTCGCTCGACGAGCTGCGGCGTCGCTCGCTGGAGGCCAGCAGCAAGGA AATGGTGGACGGCAAGGACAAAAAggataagaaaaagaaag atTGGTCTTTTAAGAATGTTGCAACTGGAGTAGCAATATAA